TGGTGGTCTTCATTACCCCGACCATCATCAAACGCTAAGGGTTTGCTCAAAAATAACTTCGAGGGATTGGCTCTGTCTTGATTATTGACAAGAAAGTTCCTGATTGATACATAACTGCTTGGAAATGCCTTCTTCCGATTCTTTTTTTGACCTTTCGGCATTAAATTTCACCGTTACATGTTAAGGAAACATAGCTATGAACATTACTATAATCGGGGCCGGCTATGTGGGCTTGGTGACCGGCGTCTGCCTGGCGGAATTCGGCCACCGGGTAGTTTGCATCGATAAGGACGAGCAGAAAATTGCCAAACTGCGGCAGGGGGAGATTCCCATCTATGAGCCGGGTCTGGAAGTCTTGGTTTCCAAAAACGTTGCTGACGGTCGGCTGGTTTTTACCGGTCAGCTGGATGGGCAAGTGGAAAAGTCCCAGGCGGTCTTTATCGCCGTCGGTACCCCGTCATCAAGGCGTGGTGATGGCTATGCCGATCTGACCTACATTTATGCTGCCGCCCGTGAACTGGCATCTCATCTGGAAGACTACACGGTGGTAATTGATAAAAGCACGGTACCGGTGGGAACCGCCCGGCAGGTGGCCAGGCTGATACGTGAAGAAAATCCCGCGGCGGATTTTGACGTGGTTTCCAACCCGGAGTTTCTGCGTGAAGGGGCGGCTATCAGTGATTTCATGCGTCCNNNNNNNNNNNNNNNNNNNNNNNNNNNNNNNNNNNNNNNNNNNNNNNNNNNNNNNNNNNNNNNNNNNNNNNNNNNNNNNNNNN
Above is a window of Pseudomonadota bacterium DNA encoding:
- a CDS encoding 2-dehydropantoate 2-reductase N-terminal domain-containing protein, with the protein product MNITIIGAGYVGLVTGVCLAEFGHRVVCIDKDEQKIAKLRQGEIPIYEPGLEVLVSKNVADGRLVFTGQLDGQVEKSQAVFIAVGTPSSRRGDGYADLTYIYAAARELASHLEDYTVVIDKSTVPVGTARQVARLIREENPAADFDVVSNPEFLREGAAISDFMRP